CAGCAAGAAATCCATAAACGTGCGGTTTCCCAGCTTCGCAACCAGTTTATTTGGCTGAAATCTCCTCATCCGATGTTGCTGTGGGTGACAATCATCTCTACTCCAGGATTGGCTTTGAAGTGGTTACCCTGTTACCTAGATATGCAAAATCCCCAAAATCATCAACTAGTATATTCATTAGTTGAGTATGAACGTTATCCGGTGATTTGCTTTACCCTGGAAGCACCCCATAACTGCGCCAAAGTTCTCAGCAGCTACATCGAACTTCCGAAGAGACAAATGTTGAAAACCTGGGTAGAACAGAGTAAAAGCCTACCGCCCTCATCTCAAGCTCATCTGAGCAAAAATCTTTTAAAGCAACAGTATAAACAGATGCAATCCCAGATGTTTGAAGAAATGGCATGAACGCCCTAGTACCGCAGGGCGGAAGTCAAAAGTCAAAAGTCAAAAGTCAAAAAACTTATTCTATAGGCTTTTCATTGATTTTGAATGGTCTGTCTATTTACGCCGTGCTGTCCTAGCTCGGTGCGGAAGTAAAAAAGCTGTTATTTGCTGTGTTCTGGGAAAAAGTCCTCAAATGTGCTAAGTTAAAGTTGTGAAGTTAGGTCAAAAAAAGCTGAAATAAAAATTTCTCCTTTTATCTAGAAAAAGACTTGACAAATCGCAGTCAAACAGCAACAATAGTAAAGTTGCAAATCAAGGGACTGTAGTTCAATTGGTTAGAGCACCGCCCTGTCACGGCGGAAGTTGCGGGTTCGAGCCCCGTCAGTCCCGTTCTAAGTCCGAGTAATAATTTTTGAATTCCCTAGCAGATAATATATGTCTGACTGGGGATATTTATGTATAGTCCTTAGTCCTTTATCAGGGCTTGGTATAAGCTACATTTATTATGCTTTGTGAAAGAGAGAATTAATTGTGACTGTTAGAGTCCGTATTGCGCCGAGTCCAACTGGTAATTTACATATTGGTACAGCCAGAACTGCTGTATTTAACTGGTTATTTGCCCGCCACCACGGTGGTCAGTTCGTTCTACGGGTTGAAGACACAGACCTAGAGCGATCGCGTCCCGAATATACTGAAAATATTCTGGCTGGTTTTCGCTGGTTGGGGCTGAATTGGGACGAGGGACCCTTTTTCCAATCCCAACGCCTGGATATGTATAAAGAGGCCGTAGAAAAACTTCTCGAACAAGGATTAGCTTATCGCTGCTACACAACCTCAGAAGAACTAGAAGCCCTACGAGAAAGCCAGAAAGCTAGAAACGAAGCTCCTCGTTACGATAACCGTCACCGCAATCTGACACCAGAACAAGAAGCAGCTTTTAAAGCCGAAGGGCGTAGCTGTGTAATTCGGTTCAAAATTGCCGATGGGCGAGAAATTGTCTGGAATGACCTCGTAAGGGGAACAATGAGTTGGCGAGGTAGTGATCTCGGTGGTGATATGGTCATCGCCCGCGCCGAGCAAGCAGGTATTGGTCAACCACTGTACAACTTTGTAGTTGTGATTGATGACATCGATATGCAAATTACCCATGTGATCCGGGGAGAAGACCATATCGCTAACACCGCCAAGCAAATTCTGTTATATGAAGCTTTAGGCGCAAAAATTCCAGAGTTTGCCCACACGCCTCTGATTTTGAATATGGAAGGGCGCAAGCTTTCTAAACGAGATGGGGTGACTTCGATTTCTGATTTTCAGAAAATGGGGTTCACTGCTGAAGGCTTAGTCAATTACATGACCTTGTTGGGTTGGTCACCCCCTGACTCTACTGAGGAAATTTTTACCTTAGAAACCGCTGCGAAAAACTTTAGCTTTGAGCGTGTGAACAAAGCCGGGGCTAAATTTGACTGGGCAAAATTGGATTGGTTGAATAGTCAGTATCTGCATCATATGCCCATAGATAAACTGACAGATTCAATTATCCCCTTTTGGCAAGAGGCGGGATTTACATTTGAAGGTGGACGAGAACGCCCCTGGTTAGAGCAGTTAGTTACTTTAATCAGCCAGAGTTTAACTCGTCTGGTAGATGCTGTAGATATGAGTCAACCGTTCTTCACCGCCACAGTGGAATTTAGCGAAGAAGGTAGCGAACAACTGCAAAAAGAAGGTTCAGCGGTTGCTCTTCAGGCAATTCTTACAGCCCTAGAAAATCAGCCCGATTTTTCGGAAGCAGTCGCCCAAGAGATGATTAAACAGGTAGTCAAAGAGCAAAAACTCAAGAAAGGCTTAGTGATGCGATCGCTCAGAGCTGCCTTAACTGGAGATGTTCATGGCCCTGACCTGATTCAATCCTGGTTACTCCTGAATCAAATTAATTTAGACAAGTCACGTTTAAATCAAGCGATCGCTGCTGCAAATTAGCGATCTAGGAAAGGGAAGAAGACAAGGAGAAATTTTTCATAGTTTTTCCCTCTTCTCCCCTGCTCCCTGCTCCCCTGCTCCCTGCTCCCCTGCTCCCTGCTCCCTGCTCCCCCGCTCCTTCAATCCCCAGCATTCCAAGTCACAGAAAACCAGAGACTATTTACTCATGACTTATGACCTTGACCGCATCTACAATGGTTAGTCAATTTCCCTAATTCAGGGAACTTGCTATGTAAAATTCGTGTCATGACAAAACACTGAGCAACTTATGTAACCACAATGTCGAAAATAGCGCTAAACCAGAGGATAAAATTATCGTTGATGATAGTTACGCTCGGCATCACATCGGGAATTCATGCCGTAGCTGATGCTCAAGAAGCATCACCGATATTTGGAGACATCACGATCAACCAAAAATTTTCTCCAGATCCTTTGACCGTTCGAGGCATGAGTGGCGGCTCAGTAGCAGGAAACAAAGTGGCTGGGCGATCGGAAACACCCACTGGCCCATGTACCGGATTTGTCGGTGAAACCCCAGGACATACATTTAAATTAACAAGTGGATTTGAGTACCTGAAGCTACTGGTACAAAGTCCTCAAGACACCACCCTGATTGTCAAAGGCCCTGGCGGAACTTGGTGCAATGACGATTTTGATGGCAAAAATCCCGGCATAGTTGGGGAATGGCTACCAGGAGATTACCAAATTTGGGTGGGTTCATACGAAAAAGACAAGTATTTTCCTTATACGTTACAAATTACACAAGTTAATTAGCGATGCGATTGATCGCGTCTGGATCAGGAAAATGAGGGAGATGAGGGGATGAAAAAAACCAAATCTCCATTTCTCATTCAGAATTGATTAATTTTTCAGTGATGTAGAAACGCTGCAATGACCGTGAGATAGTTGTTGTGGCGATTTTATCTTTCTGTTCATCTCCTGGGTTGCTTCTCTTGGGGTGCAAAGTTGTATTAAAATTAAGTTAACTTTAATTAAGATACTTTTTGACATCGCCGTAATGCCCTAATGGCTCTATCGCGATTTAAGATCAAAGATCAAATTAAACAAAATGGCACACCTAATCTAGTCACAGGTGATTGCATCATCGATTTCTAGAAATGGTTAATTGTATTGGCATCTAGAGGCAAATTAAAATGAAATTCTCCTGGAGAGTCGCAGTACTCTGGACATTGCCTGCTTTGGTAATTGGCTTTTTCTTCTGGCAAGGGGCATTTGCTAGCGCTCCTGCTGACATGAGTAGAAATGCAGCCAATACCCGCATGACCTATGGCCGCTTTCTGGAATACTTGGACGCTAACCGTGTTACCAGTGTGGATCTGTATGAAGGTGGTAGAACGGCAATTGTTGAAGCAAACGATCAAGATATCGAAAATCGTGTGCAACGGTGGCGGGTGGATCTGCCGATTAATTCTCCTGAGTTAATTACCAAGCTCAAAGAAAAAAACATTAGTTTTGATGCCCACCCCATGCGTAATGATGGCGCTATCTGGGGACTGTTGGGGAATCTCATTTTTCCAATCTTATTGATTACTGGATTGTTCTTTTTGTTCCGTCGCTCTAGCAATATGCCCGGTGGCCCTGGTCAAGCGATGAACTTTGGCAAATCTAAGGCTCGTTTCCAAATGGAAGCCAAAACCGGAGTCAAATTTGACGACGTAGCAGGTATTGAAGAAGCTAAAGAAGAACTACAAGAAGTTGTTACCTTCCTCAAACAGCCAGAAAAGTTTACTGCTGTAGGCGCACGCATTCCTAAAGGTGTGTTGTTAATTGGTCCTCCAGGAACTGGTAAAACTTTACTAGCTAAGGCTATATCTGGGGAAGCTGGTGTTCCTTTCTTTAGTATTTCTGGTTCAGAATTTGTGGAAATGTTTGTGGGTGTGGGTGCATCCCGCGTCCGCGATTTGTTCAAGAAGGCTAAAGATAACGCTCCTTGTATCATCTTTATTGATGAAATCGATGCTGTGGGACGGCAAAGGGGTGCTGGTATTGGTGGCGGTAATGACGAAAGAGAGCAAACTCTCAACCAATTGCTCACCGAAATGGATGGCTTTGAAGGCAATACAGGGATTATTATTATTGCTGCCACCAACCGTCCTGATGTCCTAGACTCAGCATTGTTGCGTCCCGGTCGTTTTGACCGCCAAATCACTGTTGATGCACCTGATATTAAAGGGCGTTTGGAAGTCTTACAAGTTCACTCCCGGAATAAGAAACTTGACCCTACTGTATCTTTAGATGCGATCGCTCGTCGCACTCCTGGTTTCACTGGTGCTGATTTAGCTAACTTGCTCAACGAAGCCGCAATTCTCACCGCTAGAAGGCGCAAAGAAGCAATCACCATCCACGAAATTGATGATGCAGTGGATCGGGTAGTTGCGGGTATGGAAGGAACTCCATTGGTAGACAGCAAGAGCAAGCGCTTGATTGCTTACCATGAAGTCGGACACGCTTTAGTCGGGACTTTGTTAAAAGAACATGACCCCGTGCAGAAAGTGACTCTGATTCCACGCGGACAAGCACAGGGTTTAACTTGGTTTACTCCCAACGAAGAACAAGGATTAATTTCCCGTTCTCAACTCAAAGCTAGAATTACTGGTGCTTTGGGTGGACGCGCTGCTGAAGAAGTCGTCTTTGGCGCTGCGGAAGTCACAACTGGCGCGGGTGGAGACTTGCAGCAGTTATCAGGAATGGCTCGCCAAATGGTTACCCGCTTCGGGATGTCCGACTTAGGGCCGCTGTCACTGGAAAGCCAACAAGGTGAAGTATTCTTGGGTCGTGATTGGACAACCCGGTCTGAGTATTCGGAATCCATTGCAGCGCGAATTGATGCTCAAGTCCGCGAAATCGTGGAAAAATGCTACGACAACGCTAAACAAATTATGCGTGATCATCGTACTGTGTGCGATCGCTTAGTAGATTTGCTCATCGAAAAAGAAACCATTGACGGCGAAGAATTCCGCCAAATTGTGGCTGAGTACGCTGAAGTACCTGATAAAGCTCAGTTTGTACCACAACTGTAAGGTTTTGAATTGAATTTGAGATTAATGGGGATGGTTGATACCATCCCTATTTTTTTACTAACGATAAACACACGAAAACTCATCAAATAAAATGATTTATGAATGGAATTTTTTAAACGAACCGCAGAGACGCAGAGAGCGCAGAGGGGGAGAAAAGGAGGTGTTCATATCTTAAATTAACTAACCTCTTTTCTTAAACCAGCGCACAATTTTATCAGCACAATTATTAAAAAAATGTTCAGTCAGCGTATCTTCACCACCCCAGGCTGGAATTTTTGCCCCCAATCTCGTCAAAAAATCATAGACAATAAATTGAGCGAGTTTGCTTCTTTTTCCAGTCGCTGAATAAATCATCTGGCAAGGATAAGCTAAAGTCCCAAAAGTAGGAATTAAACCTACAATCAATGCTAACCAAGGGACTTCTTTACCTTCCCTGGCTTCTTGGATCATTCTCCAAGATGTGTAGATAGTCCTATATGCTGGACCGCCAACGGCTAACCAAATTATCACTACTATTTCATTAATAAATCCCGCAGAATATAATATTGGTAATATTAAAATTTCTAGAACTTTGAAAAATCCTTTAATGCTCAGATGAACCCCAAAATCAGTTAAATAAGCACTGGCATTTTCACTGGATAAACGTGTACAAAGATCATCAGCTTCTTCAGGTTTGAGTTGACCACGTTGTTGCCAAGCCAGAATTCTACTAGAGACGTAATCTCTAGCAATTTGTAATCTATAACGCTGAGAAAATATAAATTTTCCCAACTGCTTAACTAATTTTTTGTAATGAATGCTTTTTAATTTCCAAACTATTTTTAATGGCAGAGAAATTATCAGTAATTTAAAGCCTCTACTAATTATTTCACCTACCTCACGTATATACCAAATCAAAGGATATTCAGAAAACCATTTAGCCTGTTCTTCGGTGATATAACCTTTATGTAATTGATACTTAATGCTTCTATGAAACCTCCTCATTGATTTCCATTTTTTTTGATGATATTCGAGATGCTCAACCTGCTCTAATATTTCTAAATATTCTTCAATCCCTAGTTTGTCTTCTAACTTGACTTTTTCTTGAGATATATATTGTTTTAATTTCCTAATATCAACATCATCAAATAATGGGTTGCCATGTTTAAATGCCTTTGGTAAATAAAACGAAAAAAGGGTGAAAAAATTTATCGGAAATAATGCCGGAACACCAGACTCGCAATCTATAAAAACAAAAACATATTTTCCGTCTGTACGACTTTCTAATAAAAAATTATTTAAAGCGGTGGGACTACCTTTACCAGCCTGCCAAACCAGACCATCAAAGCCAGACTCAATCAGTCTTTTTTGCAAAGGTATCATAATAACGTGAACTAACTCATGTAACTCTTCACCTTGATTTTGGTTGAAAGGTTGGTGTAGTTCAACGTGTCTTCCTTGAATAAATTCTGTATCTAGTTGATAGGCTTGAAATTCTTCATTCCATCCCATCTCGAATGCGTCCGCAACCCTGAGTTGAGAATCAAACCAAAATTTAACCAGTTTCTTTAATATTTTGCGGCGATAGTAAGCACAGCTTAAAGCGTTTTTGTTCCAAACGTAAGGATTAGGAACGCCAAAGAAAAAATAATGAATTAAGTTGGCTATCTTGTCCTCAAAGAAGATTTTTCTAGCAATAGAACCTGCGGGTGTATTAACTAAAAAAACTTGTCCTGATCTACCTGCACCCAATAACTTTGACTGGGAAGGCTCTTTAATATCTACCATTTGAGGTTTTACAATAAATTTTGATCAACATCGCTCGCTGAGTAAGCACAAGTGTATATTATATGAAAGAATTATTGGGAGGAATCAATCGTCATGAACGTGATTGTGGCTAAGTGGACGATTGACGAATATCACAGCATGATTGACGCTGGTATTTTAGATGAGCGCAAGGTGGAATTGCTGGAAGGAGAAATTGTCGAAATGTCGCCAGAAGGAGAACCCCATGCTTATTGTAGTGATGAAGCTGGTGAATTTTTAGCAAAGTTGTTGAGTGATCGCGCTAAAATTCGTCATGCTAAACCCATTACCCTACCCAACGACTCGGAACCAGAACCTGATCTGGCAATTGTTCAACGTTTAGGACGGGAGTATCGAGAACATCATCCCTATCCAGAGAATATTTACTGGTTAATTGAGTATGCTAACTCTAGTTTAGAGAAAGATTTAGAGCTAAAAAGCAAAATCTACGCCGCAGCAGGTATTTTAGAATATTGGGTTGTAAATCTCAAAAAGTTACATTTAGTGGTGTTTAGAGACATCCTAGATGGAGAATATGCGACAAAACAAACCTTGTCTACAGGAAGAATTCAACCACTGGCATTTCCAGATATTTCTATTTCTGTGGAACAGATATGCGATCGCAATCAGTAAACAGTAAGCCTCAAGACTGATAATTGATTAGGACTTATGCACAAATTACGGAATAACTAACCACAGAGACGCAGAGAACACAGAGGAATGAGAGTTTGAGAGAGTTTTTGCGTCAATCCTGACTGATAACTGATAACTGATAACTGAACAGGGACGGTGTAAACCATCCCCATTGTTTATCGTTCCACTTCAGCTACTTCTTTGGGAACCCCAGCCGTTAACACTTCATAACCTGTAGGTGTCACCAAAACATCATCTTCAATGCGAATCCCAATCCCTACCCAGCGGGGGTCAGTTTCTGGTTGGTCTTCTGCTAATTTGGTATCTGGAACTATATAAAGTCCTGGTTCCACTGTCAACACTTGACCTGGTTGCAAAATCTGCGGTTTATCTTCACCGTGTTGGTAAACTCCCACATCGTGAACATCCAAACCTAACCAGTGACTGGTGCGGTGCATATAATAAGGTTTATATTTTTCTTCCTCAATTAACTTGTCAATTTCGCCTTTGAGGATGCCAAGTTCTACTAGTCCTTCAGTGATGACACGTACTGCTGCATCGTGAACGGCGTTAAAAGTATTACCGGGTTTGATTTGAGCGATCGCCTGTTTTTGAGCCTCTAAAACAATCTCATACAATGTTTTTTGCTCTGGTGTAAACTTACCACCTACGGGAAATGTCCGGGTAATATCAGAGTTGTAATAACCATAAGCACAACCAGCATCAATCAATAGCAATTCCTGATCCTGCATTTGTCGATGATTTTCGATGTAATGTAATACGCAGGCATTCACACCAGAAGCCACAATCGAAGGATAAGCTGGCCCCATCCCACCCCGTAGCCTAAAAATATGTTCTATTTCCGCCTGGATTTCGTACTCATAACGTCCGGGTGCGGTCACTTCCCTCGCGCGATTATGTGCTTCCACAGCAATTTTAGCCGCTTGGCGCATCAATTCTAATTCTGCTTCACTTTTCACCAATCTCATACTGCTGAGAATAGTTCCAGTATCTTCAATACCAGTTGGTCCCGTGCCACGCTTGGGATAAGTCCGCAGTAGACTTTGGTAATGTCCGAGGATGGTATCATTAAAACTGCGATCGCGTCCTAAATGATAGTAAATGCGATCAGATTTTTCCAAATATTGGGGCAACTTTTCATCTAGTTCAGCAATCGGGTAAGCTGCATCTGCACCATACATTTCCTTGGCTGCATCCACCCCGCAAAGGTAACCAGTCCAAACTTCCTTTTCTCGATCCTTCGGCTGGACAAACAACACAAACCGATGTTCTGCATGGTGTGGCGCTAAAACTGCGACTGCTTGCGGTTCATTAAACCCAGTTAGATAGAAAAAATCACTGTCCTGACGATAAGTGTATTCCACATCGTTGTGCATGACTGCCATTGGCGCACTGCGAAAAATCCCAGTACCATTACCAATTTTTGCCATTAAGCGATCGCGACGTTGCTGATATTCTGCTTGCATAAGTAATCAATTTGTAAGTTTTAGTATTATTCTACACTTTAGGCAGCTTTGTACTAGGAAAAGTTGTGTCTAATTTCCATTATCTTAGCCAATATTTATTTGATTACTAGCTTACACGCCAATCAACATCTGTGTTAAGCTCAATCGCCGGATTTTTTATGTAGTTAAAATAACAAGTTTTTCCAGAAAATGACCCGCTATTTAAATATATATTTTTCGTCATAATCCATCCAACAAATATCAATCTATTGTCTATAAATCATGATAATTTACTCAAAAATTAAAAACATAAACAAAAACTCTAAATGTATAAGAAGACTGACAATTATTAAAAATAAATGTTTATAAAGAAATATTGAAATCATAAAAAAAGTTTTTTAATTACAGAACTTAATTAAATAAAAAAGGTAAAACTTATATGACAACAAGTCATAAAAATACACTATGCCTACTTCTGGATTTGAGCAGACAATAAAGAATTCATTTGATGAATCTTTGGCAAAATCGGCGTTTTTATTATCTGAGTCTTCCCCAGAATTAAATACTACTTTACCCAGTAGTAGTAGCTCCTCCCAATTAAACAATACAGCCACAATCTCCAATTTATTTGGAGGCTCAAACCCCAACCCGAATCCTTACTTAACCAGTGCAGCGATAGTTCCTGATTTCAACGCTGATGGCAAAACAGACAAACTTTGGGTAAATGCTGAAACAGGTGAAATCATCGTTCGCCTGATGGATGGAACAAGGATTATCGAAGAAGCTTCCTTGGGTCAATATGACCTATCATCGATGTCTTATAACATTGCCGACTTCAACGGTGATGGCAAAACTGATTTCTTGTTGCGTAATCAAGCAACAGGTGAGAATCGGCTTGTACTAATGGATGGCACAAGAATAGCTAATACCGTGGCACTGGAAACAGTTGACCCCAATTGGACAGCTAGCATTGGCGATTTCAATGGCGATCGCAAGACCGATATTTTCTGGCATAATGCTCAAAGCGGTCAAAATGCTATCTGGACAATGGATGGCACTACAGTTATTGACGCAGCGGTTCTAGAAGTCACAGACGCATCATTTGCTCCCACTATTGTTGATTTCGACGGTAATGGTAAGAGTGATGTCTTCTGGCGCAATCAAACAACCGGTGAGAACAAAGTTTGGTTCATGGATGGTACGAACAAGACTGACTTCACGCTGCAATCGCAAGACGCAGGCTGGGACTTTACACTAGGTGATTTCAATGGTGACTTTAGAACTGATTTACTGTGGCGCAACAGTGAAACAGGTGAGAACAAGATTTGGACAATGAATGGTATTTTTGTCACTGAAGGTGCGCTAGCAACACGAGACTCATCCTGGACATCTTCTATTGGTGACTTCAATGGCGATGGTAAGACTGATATCTTCTGGAATAATCAGGTAACTGGTGAGAACACCGCCTGGTTAATGGATGGTACAGCAGTCAGTACTGAAGCTTTCCTACCAAGCATTGCTCCTGGTTTGACCCCATCATTGGGTGACTTCGATGGTAATGGCACAACTGATATCTACTGGCGTGATGGGCAAACAGGTGTAGATAGAATTTGGTCTATGAATGGCACAACAGCAACTGAGTCTTTTGTTGCTGAAGAAAATAGACTTAGCCCACAATGGTTCACTGCCTAAGACTAATTTTTGAATAGCAATAGTCTAAAATTATAGCGATTTCTAGTAGGGGCAATTCATGAATTGCCCCTATTTAATTACTATATCAAAGTTAATTTTTCCAGTGTCAAGCGTAGAATCAGAACTTTAAAATTTGTAGCTTAAAAGCTGAATCTCACTATTTTGCGGGAGATTACTAGAGCTAACAGTAATAGTATCAGTATTACCCCGACGTACTGTCATGCCCTGCATCAAGCCAAGAAATTCATCCACTGGCGAAATATCACATTTAGCCGCATCAGCAGCTTGTGTCCGGTAGTGAGTGGGAATCACCAATTTCGGATTTAACACCCTAGTGGCTTGCATGGCTTCTTGGGCATTATACGCTTTATCACTGCCTCCGACTGGGATTAATGCCACATCTGGACGACCCATGAGGATTCTTTGTTCAGTGGAAATAGGTGCAGCAGCGCCTCCTAAATGTAGGATATTAATTCCCCCTTGCTGCCAACTCCAAGCCGTATTGATGCCAAATTGCCTACCACCTTTGCGGTCATGGTCTATGGCAATTCCCTGCAACTTAATACCTTCAAACTCGTAAGCACCTGGTGCATATACAAGCTTGGGGTTTCCCGGTAGTCCATCTACCGCACCTTCATCTAGCAATTGACTGCTAATTAGGACTAAATCCGCCTCGACTTTTGGTGGACGATAACCAGCTGTACAGCCAACCGTCTGAAAAGGATTGACAAGAATTCTTATCCCGCCACCAGTAAATAGAAAGCAAGTATGACCCAACCACTTAACTGATAAACCGCTAGATTGCGCGTTAGCTTTCAGGTGGGAACCCAAATTAGTCACCAGCGCTGTGACTAACCCCGCCCCAGCATAGCCCATCAACTGTCGTCGTTTCATGAATTAATTACTCTCTCGACTGTAATTGTTCCAGAAAGTTGCGTAATAACTGCTTTCCGGAAGATGTTAAAACACTCTCTGGATGAAACTGGACTCCTTGAATGTGAGGATAGTTCCGGTGTCGCACTCCCATAATGGTGCCATCTTCAACCCAAGCGGTGATTTCTAATACTTCTGGGCAGGTTTCACGGTCAATAACTAGACTATGATATCTGGTTGCGACCATCGGATTTTCTAATCCCTGGAAAACACCTACTCCAGTGTGAGACACTTGGGAAGTTTTACCATGCATCAAATCTGTAGCCGAAACGATTTTACCACCAAATACTTGACCAATGCTTTGATGCCCCAAACACACACCCAAAATGGGTAAATTGTGACCTAGCTGTTTAATCAAATCTTGGGAGATACCGGCGTTTTCTGGACGACCAGGCCCAGGAGAAATGACTACAAGCTCTGGATTTAAGGCTCGAATTTCGTCTACTGTGATTTTGTCGTTACGAAAAACTTTTATATCTGATGCCACAGGGAACTCTGCTGCTAGTTCTCCTAAATACTGCACCAAGTTATATGTAAAACTATCATAATTATCAATGACTATAATCAAAGCCTATAACTCCTGGTTTCTATCACCCATACTATCTGTAGTCATTAATTATCGAACATTATCAGACATATAAACCGATGCCCAGGCAGAAGCCGACATCTACACAGTTTGTCCAGTTCTCAAATATTATCAGACAGGGTGGGATAACAAGCAAACCTAGAACTTTGACATAATTAAAATCACCAGAGGCGGCAGCAAGAGCGTACCCGCAACCAGTACAGCTACCAAGGCGGAGACAAGCACAGCACCAGCAGCGCAATCTTTGGCGATTTTGGCCAACTCATGATATGTCTGCTTCACTGTTAAGTCTACAAGGGACTCCACGGCTGTATTCAGTAATTCCAATGCCAACACTAAACCACTGGTGATCGCAATGACGGCAATTTCTACTGCTTGCAGATGCAAGAAAATGCTTAAGGCGATCGCCAAAGCACATACACTGAGGTGGATGCGAAAGTTGCGTTGAGTATGAAAACTGTAGCTGATTCCAGCCCAGGCATATTTAAAGCTAATCAATAAATTAGAAGCAACTTGCCAGGAAAATTCCCGTTCTTTCTTGACGAGGGTTGGTAGGCAATTTGGTGTTGATGGAGGCGAAACTTGTTGGGACATAAGCCTAAACATAGAAGAATAAAGTAATTACAGAGGAATCTCACTGATCTTACGATTTTTGATGATGCAATCCAGTTTGAGGCAAGTTTCTACACAAGTATTATAAACATTTACAGACATCAAGAATCTTTAATATTCTATGTCAATATCAATACTGATTGTCCTCAGCAATTCTACTTGCTGTTGGAGCATTTGCATCAACTGCTCTTCATCTGGATGATCCCAACCCAACAAATGCAGTAGCCCGTGAGCGGTTAACCAAGCTAACTCGGTTCGCAAACTATGCCCTTGCTGTTGAGCTTGACGTTGAGCCGTATTTACCGAAATTACAATATCACCTAGATACAAAGGCGCAGCCAGCATTTCCGGACTGTGAGGAAAATTTACCTCCAATGCCGCAAAAGACAAAACATCTGTGGGTTGATCTTGATGACGATATTGAGCATTCAATGACTGAATTTCCGCGTCATCGGTCAAACGCAGCCCTATTTCATAACTTGGCGCTGGCGGCAGATGAGGGTGTAGCGTTTCCAACCAGCCATGAAACCAGTCTGACCAAGTTTCCGGAGAAATTCGAGTATGGTTATCCCCACAATCTATCGCTGCTTTTGGGGACGATTCGTAAAACAAATCCTGCACATCTAATTCAACTTGCACCACCTATAAACTCTCCTCAAAGCTTTCGATTTTGGTTGGTTGTCAGTGAGTTAGATAAGCAAGACCCACGAAAACAGCTAAAAGCCCTATAGTGGTGAGTGCAAAATGCTTCATGGAAGTGCCTCCCTTACGCACCATGTTTCGCAT
The Nodularia sp. LEGE 06071 genome window above contains:
- a CDS encoding FG-GAP repeat domain-containing protein, which produces MPTSGFEQTIKNSFDESLAKSAFLLSESSPELNTTLPSSSSSSQLNNTATISNLFGGSNPNPNPYLTSAAIVPDFNADGKTDKLWVNAETGEIIVRLMDGTRIIEEASLGQYDLSSMSYNIADFNGDGKTDFLLRNQATGENRLVLMDGTRIANTVALETVDPNWTASIGDFNGDRKTDIFWHNAQSGQNAIWTMDGTTVIDAAVLEVTDASFAPTIVDFDGNGKSDVFWRNQTTGENKVWFMDGTNKTDFTLQSQDAGWDFTLGDFNGDFRTDLLWRNSETGENKIWTMNGIFVTEGALATRDSSWTSSIGDFNGDGKTDIFWNNQVTGENTAWLMDGTAVSTEAFLPSIAPGLTPSLGDFDGNGTTDIYWRDGQTGVDRIWSMNGTTATESFVAEENRLSPQWFTA
- a CDS encoding MBL fold metallo-hydrolase, which translates into the protein MKRRQLMGYAGAGLVTALVTNLGSHLKANAQSSGLSVKWLGHTCFLFTGGGIRILVNPFQTVGCTAGYRPPKVEADLVLISSQLLDEGAVDGLPGNPKLVYAPGAYEFEGIKLQGIAIDHDRKGGRQFGINTAWSWQQGGINILHLGGAAAPISTEQRILMGRPDVALIPVGGSDKAYNAQEAMQATRVLNPKLVIPTHYRTQAADAAKCDISPVDEFLGLMQGMTVRRGNTDTITVSSSNLPQNSEIQLLSYKF
- a CDS encoding anthranilate synthase component II, encoding MIIVIDNYDSFTYNLVQYLGELAAEFPVASDIKVFRNDKITVDEIRALNPELVVISPGPGRPENAGISQDLIKQLGHNLPILGVCLGHQSIGQVFGGKIVSATDLMHGKTSQVSHTGVGVFQGLENPMVATRYHSLVIDRETCPEVLEITAWVEDGTIMGVRHRNYPHIQGVQFHPESVLTSSGKQLLRNFLEQLQSRE
- a CDS encoding diacylglycerol kinase family protein, encoding MSQQVSPPSTPNCLPTLVKKEREFSWQVASNLLISFKYAWAGISYSFHTQRNFRIHLSVCALAIALSIFLHLQAVEIAVIAITSGLVLALELLNTAVESLVDLTVKQTYHELAKIAKDCAAGAVLVSALVAVLVAGTLLLPPLVILIMSKF
- the ybeY gene encoding rRNA maturation RNase YbeY, whose translation is MQVELDVQDLFYESSPKAAIDCGDNHTRISPETWSDWFHGWLETLHPHLPPAPSYEIGLRLTDDAEIQSLNAQYRHQDQPTDVLSFAALEVNFPHSPEMLAAPLYLGDIVISVNTAQRQAQQQGHSLRTELAWLTAHGLLHLLGWDHPDEEQLMQMLQQQVELLRTISIDIDIEY
- a CDS encoding DUF3285 domain-containing protein, which produces MSNSPTEPKPSYVKLAMRNMVRKGGTSMKHFALTTIGLLAVFVGLAYLTH